The genomic DNA TGCGGCTGCTGTGCCGGATGTGCTCGGAGTCCCGGATGCCGTCCGATGAGGGTGACGGTGAGCATCTTGATCCGCATGATCACAGTGAGCCGGGGCACCCTGGGCCGCTGGGGCATCGGACGGATGGGCAGTTGTGGGTGCCGGAGCGGGAGTGCGGGTTGGCTGCGCCGGCGTCGCTTGTTCGGGGGTTGTTGGACGGGTGGGTTGCCGACAGCCCTGACTCTCGGGACTGGCGGGACTTGGAAGAGGTCTGCTGAGGTCGGTGGGTCGCTGCGGGTCCGTCGTGGCTGGTCGCGCCCACGCGGCGGAGCCGCACATATGCGCAGCCCCGCGCCCCTCAAAGACAGGGCGCGCCCACCTGGCACGGAGCCGCATATATGCGCAGCCCCGCACCCCTGAGGGAACTGCACGTACCCTGTATCCGCAGTAATCCCCCCTTGGTTTTGAGGAAGGCGTTCGTCGGCATGGCGCAGCAGGACACCGATCAGCAGCACGTGGGCGTGCTCCCCGTGGATGACGAGGGCTTCGTTGTCGACACCGAGGAGACCGAGGAGCGTGAGGCGGCCTGGCGGGAGCGGGGGGTCTCACGGGCGATCACGGTCGTCGGGAATCCGGTGCTGCACAAGGAGTGCAAGGACGTCACCGAGTTCGGCGCGGAGCTGGACACGCTGGTGGCGGACATGTTCGCCTCGCAGCGGACCGCCGAGGGCGTGGGTCTCGCCGCGAACCAGGTCGGCGTCGACCTGAAGGTCTTCGTCTACGACTGCATGGACGACGAGGGCAAGCGGCACGTCGGTGTCGTGTGCAATCCGAAGTTGATCGACCTGCCCGCCGACAAGCGGCATCTGGACGAGAGCAACGAAGGGTGTCTGTCCGTGCCGACCGCGTATGCGCCGCTCGCGCGGCCCGACTACGCCGAGGTGACCGGGCAGGACGAGAAGGGCAACCCGATCAAGGTCCGCGGCACCGGCTACTTCGCTCGGTGTTTGCAGCACGAGACCGATCACCTCTACGGCTACCTCTACATCGACCGGCTCTCCAAGCGCGACCGCAAGGACGCCCTGCGGCAGATGGCCGAGAACGAGCCCCGCTACCCCGTGGTCGCCAACGACTGAGTCGACGACCGAGTCCCAGAGACGATCACCACTCCCTTCCGTACGGCGTCTGTTCAGGTGCAACTCCCTGAGCAGGCGCCGTTCGTCTGTCCCTCGCACATTCGATCGTTTTCGTTCGTCTAGTGATCCAGAATCGGTCACGCAAGGGGGGATTCTCGGCACTTGGGGGTAGTGAAGGGAGCAAATCCGTTCCCAGAACGGTCAGTTGTGGTGCTGAATGGGAAGTGCGGGGATACGCAACGGCGCACGCCCGGCACAGCGGGAGGGGCGTGCGCAACTGGCGGCTGAGAGGGGTTTGTTCGTGCCTGCTTTCTCACACAGCACCACATCGACGACGGCAACGGTAACGACGGCGATCACGGTTCCACCGTCGCTCTCTCTCCCGGTGATCGAGGCGGCGTTTCCCCGGCAACTGCATCCGTATTGGCCGAGGCTCCAGGAGAAGACACGCGTCTGGCTGCTGGAAAAGCGTCTCATGCCGGCGGACAAGGTAAGGGAATATGCCGACGGTCTTTGCTACACGGACCTGATGGCCGGGTACTACTTGGGCGCACCGGACGAGGTGCTCCAGGCGATAGCGGACTACAGCGCGTGGTTCTTCGTCTGGGACGACCGCCACGACCGGGACATCGTGCACGAACGGCCCGACGCCTGGCGGCGGTTGAGGTTCCGGTTGCACGCGGCACTGGATTCACCACGGCACCATCTGCTCCACCCGGATCCCCTGGTCGCGGGGTTCGCCGACAGCATGATGCGGATCTACTCGTTCCTGCCCGGTACCTGGAACGCGCGGTTCGCCCGGCACTTCCACGCGGTCATCGAGGCCTACGACCGTGAATTCCGCAACCGCACCGAGGGAACCGTCCCGACGGTCGAGGAATACCTCGCACTGCGCCGGCTCACCTTCGCCCACTGGATCTGGACCGATCTGCTGGAGGCGAGCGCGGGGCTCGAACTCCCGGACAGTGTACGGAAACACCCGGGATATCGCCGGGCGGCACTGCTCAGTCAGGAATTCGCCGCCTGGTACAACGACCTCTGTTCCCTGCCCAAGGAAATCGCGGGCGACGAGGTCCACAATCTCGGGATCAGTCTCATCAAGCACGAGGGGCTGACCCTGGAGGAATCCGTCGCCGAACTG from Streptomyces sp. NBC_01478 includes the following:
- the def gene encoding peptide deformylase, with protein sequence MAQQDTDQQHVGVLPVDDEGFVVDTEETEEREAAWRERGVSRAITVVGNPVLHKECKDVTEFGAELDTLVADMFASQRTAEGVGLAANQVGVDLKVFVYDCMDDEGKRHVGVVCNPKLIDLPADKRHLDESNEGCLSVPTAYAPLARPDYAEVTGQDEKGNPIKVRGTGYFARCLQHETDHLYGYLYIDRLSKRDRKDALRQMAENEPRYPVVAND
- the cyc1 gene encoding epi-isozizaene synthase yields the protein MPAFSHSTTSTTATVTTAITVPPSLSLPVIEAAFPRQLHPYWPRLQEKTRVWLLEKRLMPADKVREYADGLCYTDLMAGYYLGAPDEVLQAIADYSAWFFVWDDRHDRDIVHERPDAWRRLRFRLHAALDSPRHHLLHPDPLVAGFADSMMRIYSFLPGTWNARFARHFHAVIEAYDREFRNRTEGTVPTVEEYLALRRLTFAHWIWTDLLEASAGLELPDSVRKHPGYRRAALLSQEFAAWYNDLCSLPKEIAGDEVHNLGISLIKHEGLTLEESVAELRRRIEECISDFLDAEQETLRLADRLDDGTVHGMELGAAVRTCLGNMRNWFSTVYWFHHESGRYRVDSWDDRSTPPYVNNEAAGEK